Proteins encoded by one window of Brasilonema sennae CENA114:
- a CDS encoding phage terminase large subunit family protein, with the protein MFTPTPVRDTKQTRKRTKVNVTLWTVCSTVGALSVIGSVALIVGWKQQIPRNSVSQVQQAKAQVFQIREVYLEKLSRTDYNIDHLSSYSSVEGTPTLTGWRQLAAALWGQQLRGEISRMQADENSGFYRLHYMPALEIVKFNSLDLLLEAASGNNTFYWGYRRTDGMKVEEKIPTGAAAVLILGKLEAIDYAQNLESQPSVDLNQMFIQIRNAQEPYSLAQAQLLRARGYLDPVEQMAQVADIRSRIKQREEQRQIYLQQTKKNQHKAVLNKQPVNKSGE; encoded by the coding sequence ATGTTTACTCCTACCCCTGTGCGAGATACCAAGCAAACAAGAAAGCGGACAAAGGTAAATGTCACTTTATGGACTGTTTGTTCAACCGTTGGGGCGCTATCTGTAATTGGTTCGGTTGCTCTAATAGTAGGGTGGAAGCAGCAAATTCCCAGAAATTCTGTATCTCAGGTGCAACAGGCAAAGGCGCAAGTTTTTCAGATTCGGGAGGTTTATTTGGAGAAGCTTTCGCGTACTGACTACAATATAGATCATCTTTCCAGCTATTCCTCAGTCGAGGGTACTCCTACGCTGACAGGATGGCGACAGTTAGCGGCGGCGTTGTGGGGACAGCAACTGCGGGGTGAGATATCCAGGATGCAGGCTGACGAAAACTCAGGATTTTATCGCTTGCATTATATGCCAGCGCTGGAGATAGTTAAATTCAACTCCTTGGATCTTTTACTAGAAGCAGCTTCTGGAAATAATACTTTTTACTGGGGATACCGCAGAACTGATGGTATGAAAGTTGAAGAGAAAATACCAACTGGTGCGGCTGCTGTTTTGATTTTGGGCAAGCTTGAGGCGATTGATTATGCCCAGAATTTAGAATCGCAACCATCAGTTGACTTAAATCAGATGTTCATTCAAATTAGAAATGCTCAAGAGCCTTATTCCTTGGCACAGGCGCAGTTATTACGGGCGCGGGGATATTTAGATCCAGTAGAGCAGATGGCGCAAGTGGCAGATATCCGCTCAAGGATAAAGCAGCGGGAGGAGCAAAGGCAGATATATCTTCAGCAGACGAAGAAAAACCAGCATAAGGCAGTTCTTAATAAACAGCCTGTTAACAAATCAGGGGAGTGA